The following are from one region of the Bacteroidota bacterium genome:
- the lipA gene encoding lipoyl synthase yields MGPIMRKPGWLKTRLPQGKNYVHVKDIVKAHKLHTICESGHCPNIGECWGRGTATFMILGDICTRSCKFCNTKTGKPIPVDRNEPIQVALSVKLMNLKHCVLTSVDRDDLKDGGSLLWSETIREIKKINPATTIETLIPDFNGVCQDVRRIIDAGPDVISHNLETIRRLTPLVRSKAQYDISLQVIRYISDAGIVSKSGIMAGLGETEEEVYDTMDDLIAAGCQIFTIGQYLRPTVKHLPVVEYIDPEQFDRYRTTGLDKGFRFVESHPLVRSSYQAERHVK; encoded by the coding sequence ATAGGACCTATAATGCGCAAACCAGGCTGGCTCAAGACCAGGCTTCCCCAAGGGAAGAATTATGTTCATGTTAAAGACATTGTCAAAGCTCATAAACTCCATACCATCTGCGAAAGCGGCCATTGTCCGAATATTGGTGAATGCTGGGGCAGAGGTACGGCCACGTTCATGATCCTGGGAGACATCTGTACACGCTCCTGTAAGTTTTGCAATACCAAAACCGGTAAACCTATACCGGTAGACCGGAACGAGCCAATACAGGTCGCTCTATCCGTAAAACTTATGAACCTCAAGCATTGTGTGCTCACTTCGGTCGACAGGGATGATCTTAAAGATGGCGGCTCACTGCTATGGTCAGAAACGATCCGGGAGATAAAAAAAATAAATCCGGCCACAACCATTGAAACGCTGATACCAGATTTTAATGGAGTTTGTCAGGATGTAAGGCGAATTATTGATGCCGGCCCTGATGTCATATCGCATAACCTGGAGACTATACGGCGGCTGACTCCACTTGTTCGCAGTAAAGCACAATACGATATCAGCCTGCAGGTCATCCGGTATATTTCCGATGCAGGAATAGTCAGTAAATCAGGAATAATGGCCGGATTAGGCGAAACAGAAGAAGAAGTGTATGACACCATGGATGATCTGATTGCAGCCGGATGTCAGATCTTCACAATAGGACAGTATCTTCGTCCGACCGTTAAACATCTGCCGGTGGTTGAATATATTGATCCGGAACAATTTGACAGATATCGGACAACCGGTCTGGATAAAGGCTTCCGTTTTGTGGAAAGCCATCCGCTGGTGCGATCGTCTTATCAGGCGGAAAGACACGTTAAATAA
- the lipB gene encoding lipoyl(octanoyl) transferase LipB has protein sequence MVNQKIIYKDLGLIDFREAWIYQEKLFNEILSIKERNLKKPAGEQELTPNYLLFCEHPHVYTLGKSGSEANLLVSPDDLKIQGVALYRINRGGDITYHGPGQIVGYPIIDMDNFKLSVKRYIFNLEEAIVLTLKELGITAGRLDGATGVWLDAGIPHKARKICAIGVRTSHWVTMHGFAFNVNTDLNYFNSINPCGFTDKAVTSLEKEKRHRMDTENVKAILVDNICRVFGMDLLQ, from the coding sequence ATGGTGAATCAAAAAATTATATATAAGGATCTGGGTTTGATTGACTTTCGGGAAGCATGGATCTACCAGGAAAAACTATTTAATGAGATTCTTTCCATCAAAGAACGGAACCTGAAAAAACCGGCCGGGGAGCAGGAACTTACTCCCAACTACCTGTTATTCTGCGAGCATCCTCATGTGTATACCCTGGGTAAAAGCGGCTCAGAAGCTAATCTGCTGGTCTCTCCTGACGATCTGAAGATACAAGGCGTTGCATTGTACAGGATTAACCGTGGCGGTGACATAACATACCATGGCCCCGGTCAGATTGTCGGTTATCCCATCATTGACATGGATAATTTTAAACTGTCGGTGAAGCGGTACATTTTTAATCTGGAAGAGGCGATTGTCCTGACACTAAAAGAATTAGGCATCACGGCCGGCCGTCTTGACGGAGCGACCGGTGTATGGCTCGATGCCGGCATTCCGCATAAAGCCCGTAAGATCTGCGCCATCGGCGTAAGAACCTCACACTGGGTCACCATGCATGGATTTGCATTTAATGTGAATACCGATCTCAATTATTTCAACTCCATTAATCCTTGCGGATTCACTGACAAAGCAGTGACATCCCTGGAAAAAGAAAAAAGACACCGGATGGATACCGAAAACGTAAAAGCGATCCTTGTTGACAATATTTGCAGGGTTTTCGGAATGGATTTACTTCAATGA
- the lysS gene encoding lysine--tRNA ligase — protein sequence MAQELGDQEVVRRNALQELYQLGIDPYPAEIFEVNVRAKEILDNFPGNNTLYQDVSIAGRIMKRRIMGAASFAELQDASGRIQFYVRRDDVCPGDNKTLYNTVFKRLLDIGDIIGVKGYVFITQMGEITIHVREFKILSKSLRPLPIVKEKDDKVFDAYTDPEQRYRQRYVDLIVNPHIKEVFVLRSKLINSMRSFLDNRNYLEVETPVLQPLYGGAAARPFKTYHNTLDISLYLRIANELYLKRLIIGGYDGVYEFAKDFRNEGMDRFHNPEFTQMELYVAYKDYEWMMNLVEEMIEKITLDIHGQTSIKVGDKTIDFKRPWKRYTMFEVIREYTGMDISQMDEQELVMTAGKFGIEVDATMGKGKLIDLIFGEKCEPHLIQPTFIMDYPVEMSPLAKKHRSKPGLVERFEAICNGKEICNAFSELNDPLDQRRRFEEQLELGRRGDQESMVLDEDFLKALEFGMPPTAGIGIGIDRLTMIMANQPSIQDVLFFPQMRPEQRERFSSDEDFKALGVAEAWIPVIRKAGYTTVDALKKAHPNKLINDLGGLRKKLKLEIPALRIEDVQSWFK from the coding sequence ATGGCACAGGAACTTGGTGACCAGGAAGTCGTCCGGAGAAATGCATTGCAGGAATTATATCAACTGGGCATAGATCCTTATCCTGCTGAGATCTTTGAGGTAAATGTCAGGGCAAAAGAGATACTGGATAATTTCCCCGGGAATAATACGCTTTACCAGGATGTCAGCATAGCAGGCCGGATAATGAAACGACGGATCATGGGTGCGGCTTCGTTTGCTGAATTGCAGGATGCTTCGGGCCGGATACAATTTTATGTCAGACGCGATGACGTCTGCCCCGGTGACAATAAAACACTTTACAACACGGTATTTAAAAGGTTATTGGATATCGGCGATATCATCGGGGTGAAAGGTTATGTCTTTATCACACAAATGGGTGAAATCACCATCCATGTGAGAGAATTCAAGATTCTGTCAAAATCGCTGAGGCCACTACCTATTGTCAAAGAAAAGGATGATAAGGTTTTTGACGCGTATACGGATCCTGAACAGCGTTACCGCCAACGGTACGTGGATCTTATCGTTAATCCGCATATAAAAGAGGTGTTTGTCCTCCGGTCAAAGCTTATCAATTCCATGCGGTCATTCCTGGATAACAGGAATTATCTGGAGGTTGAAACGCCCGTCCTACAGCCTTTATATGGTGGTGCAGCAGCACGTCCTTTCAAAACTTACCATAACACACTGGATATATCCCTTTATCTGCGCATTGCTAACGAATTATATCTGAAAAGGCTCATTATCGGTGGTTATGATGGCGTGTATGAGTTTGCAAAAGATTTTCGTAATGAAGGTATGGACCGGTTCCATAATCCTGAATTCACACAGATGGAGTTGTATGTTGCTTATAAAGACTATGAGTGGATGATGAACTTGGTTGAGGAAATGATCGAAAAGATAACTCTGGATATCCATGGCCAGACTAGCATAAAAGTTGGCGATAAGACCATCGATTTTAAAAGACCCTGGAAAAGATACACCATGTTTGAGGTCATCAGGGAATATACTGGTATGGACATATCGCAGATGGATGAGCAGGAACTGGTGATGACAGCGGGGAAATTCGGTATAGAAGTCGACGCGACAATGGGTAAGGGGAAGCTGATCGATCTGATTTTTGGTGAGAAATGCGAGCCACATCTGATCCAGCCCACATTCATTATGGATTATCCTGTGGAGATGTCACCGCTGGCTAAAAAGCACCGGTCCAAACCTGGTCTTGTCGAACGTTTTGAGGCAATATGTAATGGGAAGGAGATATGCAACGCATTTTCGGAGCTGAATGATCCGCTGGACCAGCGCCGGCGCTTTGAAGAACAGCTCGAACTGGGACGGCGCGGTGATCAGGAATCAATGGTCCTGGATGAAGACTTCCTGAAAGCTCTTGAATTTGGTATGCCGCCAACAGCCGGCATCGGTATCGGCATTGACCGCCTGACCATGATCATGGCCAATCAGCCCTCCATACAGGATGTGTTGTTTTTCCCACAGATGCGGCCGGAGCAAAGGGAAAGGTTTTCATCCGATGAAGATTTTAAAGCACTGGGTGTGGCTGAAGCATGGATACCTGTGATCCGTAAGGCAGGATATACCACAGTTGACGCATTGAAAAAGGCCCATCCCAATAAGCTGATCAACGATCTTGGCGGGCTCCGGAAAAAGCTCAAATTGGAAATACCAGCCCTGCGGATTGAGGATGTTCAATCGTGGTTTAAATGA
- a CDS encoding BamA/TamA family outer membrane protein — MKSKITLILFFLLIICLSGFSQQDSSKQVVKKGWKLGALPVVAYDADLGFQYGVLGQLNDFGDGSNYPDYRHMIYVEWSRFTKGTGVNQIFYDTKTLLPKHIRMTVDLSYLTEKALDFFGFNGYEAAYIHDFENDDSPDYISRVYYKHERKQLRALLDFQGRITSQRFRWLGGISYYNFKVDTVDIGNLNKGKSEDEKLPDTTLLYDKYVQWGFIDEKEKDGGQTIFLKGGLIYDTRDNEPAPNRGVWEEVVIMTAPSFIGNSEFAFTRLAITHRHYIPLIKDKMTLAYRLSYQGTIGGKAPFYIEPLLMSSFSTATNNDGLGGAKSLRGIKRDRVVGDGTVMANVELRYKIIKTTLLKQNFYIAVNAFGDMGQVVQYRDIDKLKLPSTETYSDYFDQSRDNIHFGYGAGLRLVLNDNFILAIDYGFASDSRDGTSGLYINIGNLY; from the coding sequence ATGAAAAGTAAAATTACTCTCATTTTGTTTTTTCTCCTGATCATTTGTTTATCGGGATTTTCGCAACAGGATAGCTCAAAGCAGGTCGTAAAAAAAGGCTGGAAACTGGGAGCCCTGCCGGTCGTGGCCTATGATGCTGACCTGGGATTTCAATATGGTGTTTTAGGACAGTTGAATGACTTCGGTGATGGTTCAAATTATCCGGATTACAGGCACATGATCTATGTGGAATGGTCGCGGTTTACAAAAGGCACCGGCGTGAACCAGATATTCTATGATACGAAAACATTATTGCCAAAACATATCCGCATGACAGTCGATTTATCTTATCTGACTGAAAAAGCGCTCGATTTTTTTGGATTTAATGGGTATGAGGCGGCGTACATTCATGATTTTGAAAATGACGATTCCCCTGATTACATCTCCCGGGTTTATTATAAGCATGAAAGAAAGCAGCTGCGAGCTTTGCTCGATTTTCAGGGCCGTATTACATCGCAACGTTTCCGCTGGCTTGGAGGTATTTCCTATTATAATTTTAAAGTGGACACTGTGGATATCGGCAATCTGAATAAGGGGAAATCAGAAGATGAAAAATTGCCAGATACAACCCTGCTTTATGATAAGTATGTGCAGTGGGGTTTTATTGACGAGAAGGAGAAAGATGGCGGCCAGACCATTTTCCTGAAGGGCGGACTGATTTATGACACACGCGATAATGAACCTGCACCAAACAGGGGCGTGTGGGAAGAGGTCGTCATAATGACCGCGCCATCTTTCATCGGTAACAGTGAATTCGCTTTTACCAGGCTGGCCATTACGCATAGGCATTACATTCCACTGATAAAGGATAAAATGACTCTTGCATATCGTTTGTCATATCAGGGAACAATTGGAGGCAAAGCCCCGTTTTATATCGAACCACTCCTGATGAGTTCTTTTTCGACCGCAACCAATAATGATGGTTTAGGGGGCGCAAAATCATTAAGGGGCATAAAACGAGACCGCGTTGTAGGCGATGGAACCGTTATGGCTAATGTTGAACTCCGCTATAAGATCATCAAGACGACCCTGCTGAAACAAAACTTTTATATTGCTGTCAATGCGTTCGGTGATATGGGCCAGGTTGTTCAATACAGAGACATCGATAAGCTGAAATTGCCTTCCACCGAAACCTATTCGGATTATTTTGACCAATCGCGTGATAACATCCATTTCGGCTATGGTGCAGGTCTGAGGCTTGTGCTGAATGA